From one Sulfurirhabdus autotrophica genomic stretch:
- a CDS encoding sulfurtransferase TusA family protein, which produces MNYDKELDARGLNCPLPILRSKKALNELVAGQVLKIMATDPGAIKDFQAFAKQTGNELLSSAEAGSEYTFFMKKK; this is translated from the coding sequence ATGAACTACGATAAAGAACTGGATGCACGGGGATTAAACTGTCCCCTGCCGATTTTACGGAGCAAGAAAGCTTTAAATGAATTGGTGGCGGGGCAAGTATTGAAAATTATGGCAACGGATCCTGGTGCAATTAAAGATTTTCAGGCATTTGCTAAACAAACGGGCAATGAACTTTTGTCATCTGCAGAGGCAGGTTCAGAGTACACATTTTTCATGAAAAAGAAATAA